The following DNA comes from Nocardioides panzhihuensis.
CTCGCCGACTTCGAGTACAAGACGCTCCACATGCTGATGATCAGAGACACCCCCGGCCACGCCTCGCCCACCGCCCTCGCGAAGGACCTCGACATCAGTCCGGCCGGGATGACGGGACGACTCGACAGCATGGAGAAGGCCGGATGGCTGCGGCGTACGGCGTCGGTCGAGGATCGCCGCAAGATCAGCGTCGAGGCGACCAAGGCCGGCATCGAGATCTGGCGCCGGGCGATGGACCTGCGCGGTGAGGCCGAGACCAGGCTGCTGGAGGCCTTGAGCCCGAAGCGGCGTACGGACCTGGCGGATCTGCTCAAGCAGGTGACCCTGCGGATCGAGGACCACTAGTCGGATCCCTGAGAGGAGTCGTTCTTCTCTTCGGCACCGCATAGCCCCGTCTCAGCCGGCTCACAGGGACGCTGGTCAGACTCGATCACATGACCGACATCCCTTCTCAGCAGCCGAGTGGGACCCCGCCTCAGTGGACTCCCCCGGCTCCCGCCGGAACCGCCCAGCCGTCCGCCCAGTCGTCCGCCCAGTCGTCTCCCCAGCCTCCCGCCGGCCCGTACGCACCCCCGCCGGCCCAGACCGCGACCATGCCGTCCGTGCCCGGCTCGCCCGGCACACCGTGGACGCCCGGCCCACCCGTCAAGAAGCGCGGGGCCGGCCGAGCCGGTCTCGTCGCCGCGGTCCTCGCCGGGGCGCTGGTCGCCGGTGGCACTGCCGGCGTCGGCGGTGCGGCGATCTACGACGCCCTCGCCGGTGACGGCATCGGCGGCGGGGCGAACACCCCGGCCACCTCGCAGGTCGTCGACGCGAAGATCCCCGAGGGCAGCATCGAGAAGGTCTCGGCCAAGGTGCTCCCCTCCGTGGTGAAGATCGAGGTCACCTCCCAGCAGGGCTCCGGCTCCGGCTCCGGGGTCGTCATCTCCTCCGACGGCACGATCCTGACCAACAACCACGTGGTCGAGCTGGCCGCCGACGGCGGCACCGTGACGGTCGACTTCAACGACGGTACGTCGGCCTCCGCCGAGGTCCTCGGCACCGACCCGCTCACCG
Coding sequences within:
- a CDS encoding MarR family winged helix-turn-helix transcriptional regulator is translated as MSETQPAETVADDLADDGADRHVARWRDHWLDIDFDDEVEAITVRIGTIAKFFNDARAAAASEVGLADFEYKTLHMLMIRDTPGHASPTALAKDLDISPAGMTGRLDSMEKAGWLRRTASVEDRRKISVEATKAGIEIWRRAMDLRGEAETRLLEALSPKRRTDLADLLKQVTLRIEDH